A segment of the Desulfurococcus mucosus DSM 2162 genome:
GCTCAACGAGGAGGAGCTTTCTTTCAATCCTCTTTACATTGAGGCTTCTACTTCAATGCCGTCAAATTTGTCGTAGAACTAGGCTCTTTCAATCCTCTTTACATTGAGGCAGCAGCCCTACCCCCGTTAAATATGACGTTGAAGCCGTATCTTTCAATCCTCTTTACATTGAGGCGAAGAAGCTGCTGCGTCTCATTAAGGAGAAACTTGACGACTTTCAATCCTCTTTACATTGAGGCCTTATCTAACTGTGACTAATACCTATACCGTATATGATACTTTCAATCCTCTTTACATTGAGGCTGAACCAGCCCAAACCCAAAACCAAGCCCATAATTGAATCTTTCAATCCTCTTTACATTGAGGCAAGACTTAGCGGGCTTGACACAGGTTTACCGGTTTAGGCATCTTTCAATCCTCTTTACATTGAGGCAGGAAGGGAAGGACCATTGACGGTGGTGGGATTTTGGGTCTCTTTCAATCCTCTTTACATTGAGGCACTTGTCGAAGCTCTTCTACATATTATGCTTTCCGGGTCGCAGCTTAAATATCTTACGGTTTTAACTGGAAAGAGTGTGCAGAGCGGCTTCGACCAGTATCAACGGGAGGGATCTAGAACCGGGTGATCAACCTGTTTGTATAAAGCGATCACTTCGACCAAAAACCAGCGGGGGGCATTGGGTTTTTATTGCGGTGTGCTCTAAGTAGATCCTAGGAGTGGTTGGATTGCCCCGCCTGGTCAACGGTTACCTGCTCGTTGACGAGTATGGTGCTTTTCTCGGGAAGAAGCATGGCAGGGTGGTTGTTAGGGTGGGAGGTTCTAGGGAGGAGTATGCGTTGAAGCTGATTAGGGATGTTGTCGTGGCTGGGAGGGCATCCATATCCTCGGAGCTTCTTAAGGCTATGGCTTATAGCGGTGTCGGCTTACTGGTAACTAGTTACACAGGTACTCCGTTAGCTAGGCTTATTCCAGCCAGGGCGGGCGGCACATTTAGGAATAGGGTGGAGCAGTATAAGGCCCTGGAGGATGGGCGTGCATGCATCATTGCTAGGGATCTGATCACGGGTAAAGTGAAGAATCAGTCTTCAAACATCAAGTATTACTCAAAGGCCAGGGCACAGGAATCCGAGAAGAAGGCCCTGTATGAGAAGGCCCTATTGCTCGACGGCCTCATCAAGCAGTTATCCACGTACACCCCTGGGACAGGGAGACTGGAGGAGTGCAGGGAGAAAGTGTTATCTGTGGAGGCGCAGGCAGCAGAGATATACTGGGATGGAATGCGGGTAGTCCTCGGGGACTACGGCTTCGAGCGTAGAGTTAAAATACCTGAAGCAGAGGACAAGCAGCTGGACACGGTGAACACAGCCCTCAACATAGTGTACAATATCCTGGCTGGAAACATGTGGAAGTACGTGTTGAGATTCGGCCTAGACCCCTACGCAGGCTTCCTCCACGCTGAGAGACCTGGCAGACTATCCCTAGTATACGACCTCATAGAGCCTTTCAGACCCCTCGGGGACAGGTTGATTGCTTCACTACTGCGGAGAGGAGTATTGAGGCCCGGGATGCAGGGTAAGGAGGTTGCGATAGCACTCAGGAGTGCAGCGTACTCCGAGCTAACGGAACAGGAGATGAAGTACAAGGGGAGAAAGGTTAAGCTGGAGGCCTCAATGTTCCTGCTCGCAGAGGAAGTGGTCTCAATGCTCACGGGGAGGAGGAGCAGTGTGTCAACACCATTCCTCCTCTGGTGAGCCCGCTTGTACTACCTGGATCACGCCGAGGTAAGGCTTCTCTCACAGGACTTGTTGCCGCGTGTCAGGCTTAACCCACCTGACGAGAGGCTCCGGGGCTGGAACTGGAGTCAGAGCCCTGTTAAACCCTACACCAGGGATATACCTTTAAGCGTGTGGGAGGTTGCAGCTAGGACATGTCCAACGAACAGGGATGTGTGGCTTAGGAGGAAGCTGTTGAGGAAGAACATGCCCTCCAGCCTCGTGATGGTTAAAGGAGTTGTAATACACAGAGTAGTACAAGCCCTCTTCAAGGAGGCTAGGAGGAGTATTTATCTCGGGCAGCTCAGCGACCTCCGTGAAAGACTAGTCGAGAAAGGCAGGGCTGTAACCGAGGATGAGCTCGGCTCTTTCTCCAGGCAGGTGGACACGGGGCAACTAGCTGATGAGTTGCGTGCTTTGAGCAGCGAGGTTTCGAAGTATATTGCAACCGTGATAGAGAGCCACCTGCTGGAGGCGAGATCCAAGTATCCTTACATAGATGAAGACTCCTTGGCGAGTCTGGTTTTCCCATTCGCAATAGAGCTACCCATAGATGGCTCTCTGCTTGGTCTAAGTCCCAATTTAAGAGCGGATGCGTCATGGATCTTCGGTGGACTAGTCTACGATATAAAGACCGGTGAAAGACAATGGTGGCATAGGCTTCAAATAGCTGGCTATGCACTGGCAATCGAGAGCTTCTATGAGAGGCCGGTAGATATAGGAGCTGTCATATATGTCAATTACTCTAGTAGAACCGGGGGGCTGAGGATTGAGAAAGACTTCTTCATAGTGTCGGATGACCTGAGGTCAAGGTTCCTGGAGTACAGGGATGAACTCCAGATGATGCTGGCAGGCAACAAGGAGCCACCTGTAGCGGAAGCATG
Coding sequences within it:
- the cas4a gene encoding type I-A CRISPR-associated protein Cas4/Csa1, translating into MYYLDHAEVRLLSQDLLPRVRLNPPDERLRGWNWSQSPVKPYTRDIPLSVWEVAARTCPTNRDVWLRRKLLRKNMPSSLVMVKGVVIHRVVQALFKEARRSIYLGQLSDLRERLVEKGRAVTEDELGSFSRQVDTGQLADELRALSSEVSKYIATVIESHLLEARSKYPYIDEDSLASLVFPFAIELPIDGSLLGLSPNLRADASWIFGGLVYDIKTGERQWWHRLQIAGYALAIESFYERPVDIGAVIYVNYSSRTGGLRIEKDFFIVSDDLRSRFLEYRDELQMMLAGNKEPPVAEACPRWCLFREHCLGVGE
- the cas1 gene encoding CRISPR-associated endonuclease Cas1; its protein translation is MVGLPRLVNGYLLVDEYGAFLGKKHGRVVVRVGGSREEYALKLIRDVVVAGRASISSELLKAMAYSGVGLLVTSYTGTPLARLIPARAGGTFRNRVEQYKALEDGRACIIARDLITGKVKNQSSNIKYYSKARAQESEKKALYEKALLLDGLIKQLSTYTPGTGRLEECREKVLSVEAQAAEIYWDGMRVVLGDYGFERRVKIPEAEDKQLDTVNTALNIVYNILAGNMWKYVLRFGLDPYAGFLHAERPGRLSLVYDLIEPFRPLGDRLIASLLRRGVLRPGMQGKEVAIALRSAAYSELTEQEMKYKGRKVKLEASMFLLAEEVVSMLTGRRSSVSTPFLLW